From Pempheris klunzingeri isolate RE-2024b chromosome 18, fPemKlu1.hap1, whole genome shotgun sequence, a single genomic window includes:
- the abracl gene encoding costars family protein ABRACL, whose translation MDVAHEVKLLVQEIQRLGSKNADGQTSVKFGVLFNDDQCANIFEALVGTLRAAKRKKVVSFQGELLLQGVHDNVDIVLLQE comes from the exons ATGGACGTCGCCCATGAAGTGAAATTACTGGTGCAGGAGATCCAGCGACTCGGCAGTAAAA ATGCTGATGGCCAAACCAGCGTGAAGTTTGGGGTCTTATTTAATGACGACCAGTGTGCCAATATCTTCGAGGCGCTGGTGGGCACCCTGAGGGCAGCCAAGAGGAAGAAGGTGGTCAGCTTCCAGGGCGAGCTGCTTCTACAGGGCGTCCACGACAACGTCGACATCGTCCTGCTCCAAGAATGA